The genome window TATACCAAACACTTTACCCTTCACGGCATATTCATACCAGCTATCATCAACAGTGCAAATGTTATTTACCGTATCAAAAATGATATCTATATAATAACCATTCTGAAATACTTTCGCCAGCCAGCGGGCATCCGTAATTTCAGTTTGATACCCTTTGTCGTTCAGGTATTTAAGATGATACTGGTACTCGCTGGGCTTACAGAAAATATCCAGGTCTTTCATGTCGCGCACAATGCCGGTATACTCATACATGGCGTAACCACCACCCAGCAAGTATGGTGTAGGGCTGTCTTTCAGGAGCTCAAGGGTTTTTTTATAAAAGTCGTTGGCAATTTCCTGGCTGTTAACAACAACGTCGTTATTAGCCACTTTTTTGCCGTTCAAAACAACTTTATCTTCTTTTATCTTCTTCATATAGGATGTTACTAATAAATAGGTCTTGTTGCTGGTTCCGGGGCATGTATCAGGCAGGAGGCACAACAAGTAGGTAGGTTATTTACTTAATTCTGAAAGAATAGTTGTTCATCGAACACAAGAAAACACCCGTATACCTGCTGAAAGAAGTACAAATACTATTTACTTATACTTTATGCTCCAGATAAAGATTTACTCTGATTTTGTGTGCCCTTACTGCTTTTTTGGGGAGGTTGTATTGCAAAAGGCCCTGCAGGGGATTGAAAAAAGTGTACAAATTGAATGGATGCCTTTTGAACTGCGGCCCTACCCCACTCCTACTCTTAAACCGGAAGAGGATTACCTGCAAAATACCTGGCGAGATTCGGTATACCCGATGGCAGATCAGCTTGGGATAGAAATTGTACTTCCTGATGTATCGCCGCAGCCCTACACCGAGCTGGCTTTTGAAGGATACCAGTTTGCCAAAGAGCATGGGCAAGGAGAAGCTTATACGCACCGCATGTTTACTGCCTTTTTCCAGCAGCAGCAGGATATTGGCAATGTAGATGTACTTACCTCGCTGGCCATGGAAATAGGTTTGGATGGAAAGGCTTTTGAACAGGCACTGCTAAACCGCGATTATAAAGTAGCACACCAGCAGGCACTGCAACATGCTTATAAAGAGGCTGGCATTTCGGCTGTACCTACTTTTGTAATAGGCAACAAAATGGTGCGTGGTTTACTTCGCGAACAGGACCTCCGTAAACTAATAGAGCAGGAACTGGCATCTGCTGACACGTAATTCCTGCTCTGCTTCCTGTTTATAGTTTATACTTACCAGCCTGAAGTTCTGCGTCGGCCGCCACCCAGCACACCTCCAAGTAAACCGCCCAGCCCGCCTGAGCCCATACCACCATACCCACGACGACCATTCAGGCCACCAAGTATAGAAATGATGGAGCCAAGTCCGCCACCGCGTCTCATGCCGCCTCCCATCATACCTCCACCCATCATTCCGCCGCCCATAGCACCGCCAAGTAAGCCACCTAAAAGGCCGCCGCCCATGCCGCCCATCATACCACCGCCACGTCTGCGCATCATTCCGGATAAAACTATAGGCGCTAAAATGCCTAACATACCTGTTACCATTCCTGGTGAAATTCCTGCGTTCTTAAACATATCACCAAAGCCGCTTTTGCTCATAAATGCCTGTGAGGTTGGATCTTCGCCGTGCTGCTTTGCTTCATCGGCTTTGTCAACAAACTGCTCCAGTATACTGTACTGTTTCTGATCTACACCCAGGTAATCTGCTATATCTTTTATGCGTTCCTGCTCATCTGAAGTATACTGGCCGTCGGCTTTGGCAAAGCTGATGATATCGGTTACAAAAGAGAAGCGAAGCTGGCTCTTTTTTAGTACATCTAAACATTGCTGCAAACTGATCTGGGATGGATTCTTCGCAATCTGTACTACTTCCTGCTGCAGGTTTGCCGGCAGTTCGGCAACTTCACCCATCATTCTCAGAAACTCCAGTTCTTCCTCGCTTGCTGTACCATCGGCTGATGCCATAGTGGCCAGTGCTCCAAAATAAGCTCCTTTTTCTTCCTGCGAATAGTCTTTTAATAGCATTGTTTGTTCTTGTTCCATAGCTTTCGTGTTAATGTATAGTGCTGTAATAACGTCCGCTACAGATGTCGGGTTAATGTAATTTATACTTTATGCTGGTGATTTGGCAGCAGCTACAACCAGAACACAAAAGATACAGGCATAAAAAAATCCCCTGCCAATGTATAGCCGGGGATTTATCTACAGATAAGGTGTATATTACCTCATCGGGATTTCCATGAGCAGCAACTCTGCATCAGAAGAAGCTTTTATACTTACATTCTCAGTATCAGAAATACCCATTCCGTCGCGTTTGCTTAGCTTTTCGCCATCTATCTCTACTTCACCTTCCAGCACAAAAGCATACACGCCATTGCCCGTTTTATGTAGTTTATAGTCTTCAGAGAAACCAGTCTTTAAAGAACCCAGTGTAAACCAGGCATCCTGATTAATCCAGATGTTTTCCGCATCTTTCTCCGGCCCTACTACCGTTTGCAGTTTGTTCTGGCGGTCGGCGGGGTTAAAGGTCTTCTGCTCGTAACGTGGCGTTATGTCCTGCTCTTTCGGGAACACCCAAATCTGCAGAAAGTTTACCTGATCGGTTTTAGAGTTATTGAACTCAGAGTGCGTTAAGCCACTGCCCGCCGACATGATCTGCACATCGTTCGTCTTAATCACTTTTTTATTTCCGGTGCTGTCCTGGTGGGCCAGTTCCCCCGACAATGGAATAGAGATGATTTCCATATTATCGTGTGGGTGTGCACCGAAGCCCATACCCGGTGCTACAATGTCATCGTTCAGCACACGCAGCAACCCAAAATTCATGCGTTCCGGGTTATAGTAGCGCGCAAAACTGAATGTATGGTGAGAATCGAGCCAGCCATGGTTTGCATGGCCTCTCGTATTTGCTTTATGAATTACTTTCTTGCTCATAGTTTATGAATTATTATTTCCAGATACCATTAAATACTAACTCCTGCAGCGGCTTTCGGTTACGTGGAGCTACTTCGCGTGCCTTCAGGTGATCCGGCAGCTGGCTTGGGTCGCCTAGATAACCAATTGCCATCATACTTACCGGTTCGTATCCTTCGGGTATGCCCAGCACTTCGCGTGCTTTATCGGCACTAAAACCACCCATTATATGCAGGTGTAGTCCAAGCTCTGTTGCCTGCAATGCCAGATTAGCTGTTGCCATACCTGTATCGTGCCAGGCATAGGCATTCCGGTTTCCGTTGTTGCTATAGTTCGCTTTAGCTACGCTAAGTATAAGCACAGGCGCATTTTTTGCCCAAAGCTGGTTTGCTTCTACCAAGCAGCTAAGCAGTTTTTCATAAGCTTCTGGGTTATTCTTAGTTGCAAACACAAAACGCCATGGTTGCTCATTCATAGCAGAAGGAGCCCAACGGGCAGCTTCAAATATTGCTTCCAATTTTTCATCTTCTACCGGTTTGCTGTCGAATGCTCTGGGGCTCCAACGGTCCTGTATCAGATTATGCACTTCTATTTTATTTTCTGTTTCAATCATAGTATTCATTAGATCAGCTTTTGCCATATAAAGATACAAAAGTATTTAATGTATATACATTTAATGTACGTACAAAGTTTAATTTTATTCAATTATTTTTGATGTGTTGCTGGTAAAAGAACCTAAACAGGAAGTATGGTTAGCACAAGATGCAGATAGAAGTCTGAAGTTTTGGTTTTTATTTTTTTAATGTCTGAATCAGGATTTCCGGGATTAGTGGATGGACAGGATACTAAAGTATTTGGGACGGTTCTCTGCTCCTGCTAGCATCTGGGTTATATTTTATAGTTACTTTGGTCCAACCACCCCTTTATCCCCTCCTTGTCTAAGGCGAGGAGTTTTTCCTCGTACAAGCTTACACCCCTGTAGTCCCCTCAAGGGGACAGTTTTGTCTTTGCTATAGCTTCAAGTATAATTTTATAGTTACAGACCATGAGCGGACAGGTGGTGACCTGTCCCTACGGATCTACATTGCAGGAGAAGCTAAGAGCTAATATTTCTCTATTAACTGAGGCAGCTACTATCGAAATGATCACAGGCTTTGGGTGGAGCGCCTTTGATTTGTTGCGGTGCCGAAGGCAACACGAGCACAGCGAGGGGAGCTTCAAATCAGCAGCGCGATGCCCGAAGACGGGGCCCCGCGGCCGTGAGGGCACCAAAGCCAACTATAAAACGGTAGGTAAGTAAAGCTCCCAAGATTAGAAGCTACTATGAAAGTAAAGCTTGGTTTAAGATGTAGGAAACTTTAGCTATAGTATATCAGACGCTCACAGGAGCTGCGCACGCTGCTAGGTCTTTACCTATCACTCAAAATGACAAATAGAATCTATAGGACATATAAGATCTCTCGGCTACGCTCTAAATGACAAATACTAAACTATAAACCTAGCTTTCTGAGCGCCAGCAGGCAAAGCGCAACCGAACCTGAAACATTGATCTGACCACTCAGCACCATATGCTCCACCTCCTGAACAGGTACGTGCAGCACTTCTATACTTTCCGATTCGTCGAGATCCTGTTCCGCAATTTTGTAGGCATCGCGGGCTAGGTAGAAGTATATTTTGTTTGTGTCTTTGGTAGGGTTGTCGATCACTTCGGCTACCAGCTCCATGTTATCAGAAGTATAGCCGGTTTCTTCCAGCATCTCGCGGCGGGCAGCCTCCAGGGGGTTGTTTTCGTGGTCATCTATCACACCACCGGGTAATTCAATAAAAATATTAGCAGCAGCATGCTTGTACTGTTTCACAAATATCACCTGCCCATCTTCCGTAACCGGGAAAGTAAGCACTACATCCGGACGCACACTCACATAGTAATCATCCAGCACCATGCCGTTTGGCAGCTCCACTTCGTCGCGGCGCAGCTTGTACCACTTCTCATTAAAAACCAGTTCCGATTTCAGTACTTTCCAATGTTTGGAACTTGGGATATGTTTGTTTGCAGACATGGGTGCAAGTTATAGTTAATCGGCGTAAAAAAGCCACACTTACTTTTCAGTGAGCGCGGCGTTCGTTATAATGCTTGTTTATAGTTTTATTTTTTCCCATTCTGGCTGAGCATATACTCATTTTTGCCGGCTACTTTTTCTTTTACAGCTTCCTGCCAGTCCTGGCCTGTGGCCGATAAATACTCCGACTGGTTCCACTGCTGGTTTTGCTTAAGTTGCTCATCCACCTGCAGTATGTATAATTCGTGGCCTGGCTGTTCCTTTACTACAAAGCCGCAGGAGCGCATCATGGCTACTATAGCTGCATGGTTAGGTGCCCACCAGTTAGTCAGGTCTCCGGCCATTTTCTTTTCGATAAAAGCCATTTTGGGCCAGCCTTCATCCAGCATGCGTTCTCGGTCATTTATTCCAAAATCTTCCGGCACATCGGCTACTTCTTTACCCGGCATGGTCAGCGTTTGGAACACCATCATGTTGCGGCATTTTTGAGAAAGTATATCCAGGGAGAGCAGCGGGTACCGAAGGTGATAAAGCACACCCATGTACCAGATCAAGTCGAACTGGCGGTCCAGGCGGGTAACATCGTATACCTGCATCTGCTTCAGCTCTATTTTATCTTCCAGTCCAAACTGCTTAGCAGCCCATTCAGCCTGGCGCAGGTAATGCGGATCCACATCTATACCCAACACATTGGCCCCGCGTTTAGCGAGTTCTATACTATAAAAGCCGGCATTACAGCCAATGTCCAGCACATTCCAGCCACTCAAGTCAGCAGGCATAAACGGCTCCAGTTCCTTCCATTTAAAATTTGGAAAGTCGCCCAAACGGTGATTTGGTGCGGTCTGTTCCCCGTTTGGTAAATGCAGGTTATGAAACCATGGCCCCAACTGCTCTATCTCCGACATAATTTAATTTTAAGTGAGTGATTGAGTGAATGTGTGAAATAAAGTTTACTGCTAACTGTTTACTGTACTTACCGTCATAAGTTCCTGTGCGTAGCTTTCCAGTTCTTTGGCGCGGTGTGCTGCGGTGTGGTTGTTCATCACTTTTCTGCGGGCACGCTCGCCTATCATTTTACGCTCTGATTTGCAGATCTCACGCAGAAAACCCAGTGTATCTTTAGCTGAATAGGATACGAGTATCTCCTCCCCTATAGTAAACAAGCTATCCAGTCCGTCCCAGTAATCTGAGATGATCGGGGTGCAGCATGCCGCAGCTTCGAACAGGCGCACACTTGGTGAGTAGCCGGCCTTGATCATATCGGCGCGGGTAATGTTCTGTGTAAAGCGCTGGCTGTTGTAAAACTTGCGGTGCTCTGCCGGCGGCAGGTGATGGATATACTCTGTGTTGGCAGGCCATTGTATACTTGCCGGGTACTGCGGACCAGCTACCACAAAGCGTCCTGCAGGCCATTGGCGCGCTGCATCCAGCATCAGTTTTTCCAGTGGCGGCTGGCGGTCATCAGAGTAGGTACCCAGATATCCCAGATCCCATTTCACTTCCTGGTATTCCGGGTAGTATAGCTCCGTATCAAAAGAGCAGTAAAGGGCACGTGCTGCCGGCGAGCCATACTTTTTCTCCAGAAGGTCCAGTGTAGGGCCGCCTGTAAACGACAGGTACAGATCGTATTGCGGGA of Pontibacter deserti contains these proteins:
- a CDS encoding nucleotidyltransferase, giving the protein MKKIKEDKVVLNGKKVANNDVVVNSQEIANDFYKKTLELLKDSPTPYLLGGGYAMYEYTGIVRDMKDLDIFCKPSEYQYHLKYLNDKGYQTEITDARWLAKVFQNGYYIDIIFDTVNNICTVDDSWYEYAVKGKVFGIPVKFLAPEELIWCKIYVQNRERYDGADVNHLFLKYGHKLDWKRLFSRLDQHWQLLLSQIINFQFVYPADRDIIPKWLFDELIQRAQHQYELPASLEKVCRGPIIDQTQYKTDITEWEYKVVTIKTI
- a CDS encoding DsbA family oxidoreductase — its product is MLQIKIYSDFVCPYCFFGEVVLQKALQGIEKSVQIEWMPFELRPYPTPTLKPEEDYLQNTWRDSVYPMADQLGIEIVLPDVSPQPYTELAFEGYQFAKEHGQGEAYTHRMFTAFFQQQQDIGNVDVLTSLAMEIGLDGKAFEQALLNRDYKVAHQQALQHAYKEAGISAVPTFVIGNKMVRGLLREQDLRKLIEQELASADT
- a CDS encoding tellurite resistance TerB family protein, producing MEQEQTMLLKDYSQEEKGAYFGALATMASADGTASEEELEFLRMMGEVAELPANLQQEVVQIAKNPSQISLQQCLDVLKKSQLRFSFVTDIISFAKADGQYTSDEQERIKDIADYLGVDQKQYSILEQFVDKADEAKQHGEDPTSQAFMSKSGFGDMFKNAGISPGMVTGMLGILAPIVLSGMMRRRGGGMMGGMGGGLLGGLLGGAMGGGMMGGGMMGGGMRRGGGLGSIISILGGLNGRRGYGGMGSGGLGGLLGGVLGGGRRRTSGW
- a CDS encoding pirin family protein, with protein sequence MSKKVIHKANTRGHANHGWLDSHHTFSFARYYNPERMNFGLLRVLNDDIVAPGMGFGAHPHDNMEIISIPLSGELAHQDSTGNKKVIKTNDVQIMSAGSGLTHSEFNNSKTDQVNFLQIWVFPKEQDITPRYEQKTFNPADRQNKLQTVVGPEKDAENIWINQDAWFTLGSLKTGFSEDYKLHKTGNGVYAFVLEGEVEIDGEKLSKRDGMGISDTENVSIKASSDAELLLMEIPMR
- a CDS encoding nitroreductase family protein; protein product: MIETENKIEVHNLIQDRWSPRAFDSKPVEDEKLEAIFEAARWAPSAMNEQPWRFVFATKNNPEAYEKLLSCLVEANQLWAKNAPVLILSVAKANYSNNGNRNAYAWHDTGMATANLALQATELGLHLHIMGGFSADKAREVLGIPEGYEPVSMMAIGYLGDPSQLPDHLKAREVAPRNRKPLQELVFNGIWK
- a CDS encoding NUDIX hydrolase, which translates into the protein MSANKHIPSSKHWKVLKSELVFNEKWYKLRRDEVELPNGMVLDDYYVSVRPDVVLTFPVTEDGQVIFVKQYKHAAANIFIELPGGVIDDHENNPLEAARREMLEETGYTSDNMELVAEVIDNPTKDTNKIYFYLARDAYKIAEQDLDESESIEVLHVPVQEVEHMVLSGQINVSGSVALCLLALRKLGL
- a CDS encoding TIGR04290 family methyltransferase; translation: MSEIEQLGPWFHNLHLPNGEQTAPNHRLGDFPNFKWKELEPFMPADLSGWNVLDIGCNAGFYSIELAKRGANVLGIDVDPHYLRQAEWAAKQFGLEDKIELKQMQVYDVTRLDRQFDLIWYMGVLYHLRYPLLSLDILSQKCRNMMVFQTLTMPGKEVADVPEDFGINDRERMLDEGWPKMAFIEKKMAGDLTNWWAPNHAAIVAMMRSCGFVVKEQPGHELYILQVDEQLKQNQQWNQSEYLSATGQDWQEAVKEKVAGKNEYMLSQNGKK
- a CDS encoding CgeB family protein; translation: MNIVILGLTITSSWGNGHATTFRGLVRELKNRGHNILFLERDKPWYADHRDLPNPDYCQTELYTSMDDLQQRFTEQVREADMVIVGSYVPEGVQVGEWAIQTAHGIKAFYDIDTPVTLAKLEREDYEYLHPNLIPQYDLYLSFTGGPTLDLLEKKYGSPAARALYCSFDTELYYPEYQEVKWDLGYLGTYSDDRQPPLEKLMLDAARQWPAGRFVVAGPQYPASIQWPANTEYIHHLPPAEHRKFYNSQRFTQNITRADMIKAGYSPSVRLFEAAACCTPIISDYWDGLDSLFTIGEEILVSYSAKDTLGFLREICKSERKMIGERARRKVMNNHTAAHRAKELESYAQELMTVSTVNS